The Acidimicrobiales bacterium sequence TTCCATCTCGGCGATCTCCGAGGCTTGGATGCGCGCCATCCGTTCTGCGGTGTCGACGACCCAGGCGTCTTCGGCACGGCTCGCAGCGTCCTGGGCCATGGCCACGCCGCCGGCATGGTGATCGCTCATCAAGGCCAAGAACAGCGCATCGGTCTCGGGGCCCTGGGCGTCGCGGAAGGTCTCGAGTTCTGCGGCATCGGCCATGCCGGGCATCGCGTCGGTGCTGGGAACCGACATCCCCATCCATGCCATTGGCTCTTGCTCGCGCGACGCGGGATCGAATCCCCACATGCCGAGTCGCATCTGCATAAGGCCGATCTCGTAGGACTGTGATCGGATGATCTCGCGGGCGAACGCATGGACCGACGGCTCGGACCCGTTGGCCAGCTGGATCATCGAGAGCTGCACCGCCTGTTCATGATGCGCCGACATGTCATAGAGGAACCCGACATCGGCGGAGTCGCCCGGCGGGGAGTCGCCCTCGCGTACTCCGATGAAGTAGCCGATACTGCCGGCGAGAAACATGAGCGCGATGACCCCGACCATGCGCTGACCGGGCGTCGTCGGCAGCAGCCGGCGCAGACCCGAGACGCGAGCTTCGTGATCGAGCGCCGGCGGCGATGCATCGGAGCGGTCAACGTCGGTTGTCGTCAATGTTTCTCCAGAGGGTCATGGCGGACCGGCCGAGGTCGACACCGGCGCGGCCACTACGAACACGACGAAGGATGCTCTCACGCATGGTGCTGCGTTCCTTCGTGACTTCGGCGATGCGGCCGGTCGTCACCGTGCATCGTCGAGGATCGCCAGCGCGGCCGCCAACCCGCAGTTTGTCAAGCGGACACGACCTGGCGCACCGTTGGAACCGACCCGTTCGACCGCCAACCCGGCGTCGATCAACTCCTGAACCCCGGCACCGAAGCCCGGATCGGCGACGAGGTGGTCCGGGCGTTCGGGCGACAGCAGCGAATCGAGAAGCCGGCGCTGGGTGCGAGCGACCCGCAACTGACCTTCCGAGGGGTGCTCCCGGTTCAGTGATGAACTCATCGCCGTCGCTCCATCCTTCCTTCGATGCTTCTCGACTACTATTACACAGTGTCGCAACAAGCTTCCCTCAGCCATCATTGACTTTCACCGGAAGACAACATACCTTCACAGATATGAAGGTAAATACGGACGTCGAGAGGTGTGCCGAGCGCCGTGTGGACGCCAGCCGGGTTGCGGCGGTGGCGGAATCGCTGGTGGACGTCGACGAAGCTGCCGCGTTGGCCGAGATGTTCCGACTGTTGGGCGATCCGACGCGGGTGCGGATCTTGTACGCCTTGTTGGAGGCCGGCGAATTGTGCGTGTGTGACATTGCCGCAGTGGTGGACACCTCCGAGACGAAGGTGTCTCAGGCGATGCGCTTGCTGCGGTCAGCAGCAGTGGTGCGGAATCGCCGAGATGGGCGCAACATCATTTACCGCCTCGACGACGCCCACGTCCGTCTGCTGTTGGATCTATCGCGCGAACACGTCGCCCATGGCGAGGACGGCGAACGGTGAGGTGGCGAGCACCGCAACCGATCGATCAACGTATCGACGAGCTCACCGCAGACGCACGCCATCGCGTGCGTGCGGGAGAGGTCGAGGCCGCGTGGGAGAGGCTCGGTGACGCGCACGTGCTGTCCCAGCCCTGGGCGCGGTCTCATCTGCGTGTGCACGGCTCGATGCTCGGTGTGGGCTGGCGGACCCGAGATGCCGGTGAGATCGCGGGGCAGCTCTTCCGGCTGCTGGTCGCCGTCCCGGGGTCACTGACGGGCCGCTATCCAGCCGGGAACTCGGGCCGATCCGATGTGTCGGCCTTTGCTCCGGTACCCGTTCGCGAGGATCTGGCCGACGTGCTCGCCAACGCCGATGCTGAACCGGCGGCGGAGGTACTGGAGCCGTCAGAGGTGCGCAGTCTCTATGACCGGCTGGCCCCGGTCTATGACTTGCTGTCGAGTCCCTACGGCTGGTTCGGGTCGAAAGGACTCGCCGAGCAGGCCATCGAGGAGCTTCGCCTCCAACCCGGCGACACGGTCGTGGACTTGGGTACCGGCACCGGCCGCAACCTGCCGAAGCTTGCCGCTGCGGTTGGCCAAGCCGGGACCGTGGTGGGGGTGGACCTGTCGCCCGGGATGCTCGAACGGGCCCGGCGGCGAGTCTCCGCCGTGGGCTCGAACAACGTGGAGCTGATCGAGGCCGACATGGCGGCCTTCGACCTGCCCTCTGGCACTGATGCGGTGGTGTCGTCGTATGCGATGGAGATGCTGCCCGACTACGACGAGGTGATCGCACGGCTTGCCGAGCAGCTGCCCCCCGGAGGCCGTATCGCCGTCAACGGCTTGCGCGATCCCGAGCGCTGGCCGGAGTGGGTGGTGCGGGTGGGATCGGCGCTGAGTCGCCCGTTCGGAGTCTCCGAGGCCTACCGGTCACTCCGGCCGTGGGAAGCCATCGATGCCCACGCCATCGACGTCGTGTACGAGGAAGCATGGGCGGGAGCCGTCTATCTGGCGGCCGGCTCCGCACCGGGCCAACGGAGCGGGGAGGACGTCGAGTGAGCGAGAACCTTCAGCTCGATCTCGATGTAGTGCTTCCGCACGCGCACGACGCGCAGGACCGCTGTGTGGCCGACCTGGTCAACTCGTTGCAGCGCCTCGACGGTGTCGACTCGGTGCACGTCATTGTCGACGACACCGCCGCTGATGGTTCCGCGCCCGTTGGCTCGGCGACGCTGTGTCTTCATCTCGCTTCGGGGGCGGTCTCGATCCAGCGCCTCACGGACCGAGTCCGCGCTACGGGCGCCAGCATCGACGGCCGATATGGGCATGTCGTCGGACGGGTGGATGGAGTGGGCAACACGAGCCGGGCGGCGGCGCTGACTGCGCAGCTCCGGTCGGCCGTCGGTGTGGTCGATGCCGCGGTGACAGTCGAAGGCTTGGCGCGCGTCGAGTACGACAAGGCAGCAACCGACGAAGCTGCCATCCACGTCGCGCTCCGACACTTGGCTCCACGCTCCCGGTCGGCTCCGCAGGGGCCCGATCCGGATCACGACGATGAAGATGACCATGACTCCGATGACGGGCATGACCATGGCCATGGCGCGAGTCGGGTCGAGTTGGGTGCTGCCCTGGTGTCGTTGGTGGTCTACCTGGTGGCGCGGGGCCTGGATTGGTTCAGCGACCTCGACGCCTCGGTCACGGTCCTCTATGTCGTAGCTGCGGTGGTGACCGGTCTCTTCGTTGCCCGCGATGCCTGGTTGTCGGTGCGATCTCGCGTGTTCGACATCGACCAGTTGATGCTGATCGCCGCGGTGGGGGCCGCGTTTATCGGGCACTGGTCGGACTCGGCGCTCCTGCTGGTGTTGTTTTCCTTGGGACATGCCCTCGAGGGCTACGCCATGAACCGGGCCCGCAGTGCCATCGAAGCGCTCGGCGACCTGGCCCCCGCAACGGCGCGCCGACGAGAGAACCCCGAAGCCGAAATCCCGGTCACTGATCTCGTCGTTGGGGATGTAGTGGTCGTGCGGCCCAACGAGCGGATCCCCGCCGATGGGGTGATCGTCGCCGGCGAGACGGCCATCGACGAGTCCCCGGTCACCGGCGAATCGGTCCCTGTCGACAAGACCGCCATCGCTGACCCCACCGACGCGCTCGCCGGGGTCGACACCATCGAAGCGCGGCATCGAACCTTTGCCGGGACCCTGAACGGGCC is a genomic window containing:
- a CDS encoding methyltransferase domain-containing protein encodes the protein MLANADAEPAAEVLEPSEVRSLYDRLAPVYDLLSSPYGWFGSKGLAEQAIEELRLQPGDTVVDLGTGTGRNLPKLAAAVGQAGTVVGVDLSPGMLERARRRVSAVGSNNVELIEADMAAFDLPSGTDAVVSSYAMEMLPDYDEVIARLAEQLPPGGRIAVNGLRDPERWPEWVVRVGSALSRPFGVSEAYRSLRPWEAIDAHAIDVVYEEAWAGAVYLAAGSAPGQRSGEDVE
- a CDS encoding metalloregulator ArsR/SmtB family transcription factor; this translates as MDASRVAAVAESLVDVDEAAALAEMFRLLGDPTRVRILYALLEAGELCVCDIAAVVDTSETKVSQAMRLLRSAAVVRNRRDGRNIIYRLDDAHVRLLLDLSREHVAHGEDGER
- a CDS encoding DUF305 domain-containing protein, producing MTTTDVDRSDASPPALDHEARVSGLRRLLPTTPGQRMVGVIALMFLAGSIGYFIGVREGDSPPGDSADVGFLYDMSAHHEQAVQLSMIQLANGSEPSVHAFAREIIRSQSYEIGLMQMRLGMWGFDPASREQEPMAWMGMSVPSTDAMPGMADAAELETFRDAQGPETDALFLALMSDHHAGGVAMAQDAASRAEDAWVVDTAERMARIQASEIAEMEFAREAAGLPSSPAGFVADFGPDAADMGEMDMDPSQSDMDNDDGG